In the Candidatus Omnitrophota bacterium genome, GAGCCATCGGCGCGAGGTGGCCGGCCTCTTGTCCAACGTGTTCCGCCAGACCGCCGGCGGCACGGTGTTGGAGCATGTGAGCTATGAGTACGGCCGCCGTGAGCTGATCGTGCGGGGGACCGCGGCGTCGAATCAAGCCGTGCTGGACTACCTGCGAGCGCTCAAAGGGGTCGAGGGCATCGGCGATGTCGAGCTGAAATATGCGACCGTACGCGCGACGCCGGCCGGAGAACGCACAGGGTTTGAGCTTGTGATCCATACGAACGCGTCCTCATGAAACTCTTTCCGAGGCTTCGCCCAAGAGAACGGCGGTTGGCCCTCGTCGGGCTGGTCATCTTCGCCTGCTGGATGCTCGTGCTTGGCGTGGTGGATCCGCTCTGGCGCCATGTCGCAGCACTTCGAACGAGCGCTGAGACAGAGCTCAACCTCGCGCGGGAGCTCAGCGCCTTGCTGGCCCAAGCGCCGGAAATCGGGCGGCAGTACGAGCAATTCGGGCGATATCTCGAAGCCGCGAGTCCCGAGGCCGACCGCAGCGCGCTCTTTTCTGCGCTGGAGACCCTCGCGCGCTCCGCAAACGTCCAGTTGAATTTAAAGCCGCTCCCCGTCAAAGAGGAAGAGCGGCTGATGCGGTTTCCCGTCGAGCTGGATCTCGAGGGTGGTTCGCACGACGTATTGGCTTTTACGGATGCGCTGCTCCGGTTGCCGCGGCTCATTGCCGTCGACCGATTGCGCATCTCCGTTGTTCCTGCCAGAGAGAGCCGGCTCCGCGCCAACCTCGTCCTGCAGCAGCTGGTCCTCAGATAAATCGATTGACAACCAGTGTCTAACGCCGTACACTCTCTACCTAGAGAGTAGATGGATAATATCTATCTGATCAAAGACTTAGCGCGACTGAGCGGCCATTCGATTTACACGATTAAGTACTACCTGAAACTCGGCTTGATGACTGAAGCCGGACGAAGCCCGCAAACCCGCTTCCGCTATTTCACCGACGAAACGCTTGAGCGCCTTTCCTCTATACGCGCCCTCCGCAAGCAGCACAAGAGTCTTTCCGAAATTTCCAAAATGCTTTCAGCCCCCAGCCCCCAACCCTCAACAGCGGTTCAATGAGTTATTACACCTCGTTGGGCTTGCGGGCAGAGCCCTTCTCCACCAGCCCGGATCCCGCCTTCTTCTTCCGCTCCAGCTCCCATTATCAAGCCCTGGCCCGCCTGGAGATTGCCATTCGCCTTCGCCGGGGCCTGTCGCTGATTTTAGGCGATGTGGGCACCGGCAAGACCACCCTCGCGCGCACGCTGCTGGCGAATTTTGCGTCAGAGGACAGCTTCGCCTTCCACATGGTGCTTGACCCGTCGTTTGAATCCGAGTATCAATTCCTGCTGCAGCTGTGCCGCCTCTTCGGGATCCGCTCCGGGTGCAAGTCGAGCCTGGATTGCCGCGAGGCGATTGAGCATTATCTGTTTCAAAGCGGAGTGATGGAAGGCCGCACCACCGTCTTGATTGTCGATGAGGGGCAGCAATTGTCCATGGACATGCTGGAGCACCTGCGGATGCTGCTGAACTATGAAACGAGCGAGTTTAAATTGCTGCAGGTGGTCATTTTCGCCCAGATGGAGCTGCTGCCGCGCGTGCGGCGCATCAGAAACTTCATCGACCGGGCCGCCCTCAAATATATCGTCAATCCCCTCAGCGAGGAGGAAACGGCGGCCATGATCCGTTTTCGGCTGCAGTCCGCCGGCCTGCCGGCCGAGCAGAGCGTGTTTGCGCCGGAGGCGGTCCGCGCCATTTTTCGATGGACGTCCGGCTATCCCCGGCAGATCGCGCTGCTGTGCCACAATGCGCTGGAAGCGCTGGTGATGCATGACAAATCCATGGTGGATGGCGCCATGATTGAGGAGATCATTTCGCATGAGTCCCGATGGGCCTACGAGCCCGCCGCCTGAAGAAAAGCTGCTGCATTTGATTCGCCGGCAGGTCCGCCCCGGCCCCCGGAGCGGGGCCGCCGCAGCGGAGGGCGAGTCCGCCGCCCCAAGCCGCCCGGCAACGGTGTTCATGCCGCAGGTCATCGTGCAGCGGCTCGCTCTGTCCTGGTCGAGCGTTGCGGTGTGGGCGCTAGGGGCCATCTTGATCAGCGAGGTGATCTGGCTGGTGGCGCAAGCCATCCGGCCGGCACCGCCCATTACGCTGCCGCCGAGCCCGTCGCCGTCAGCGAGCGCGCCGCAAGCGGCCGCAGCCGACGATATGCCCTCGATCGCGGCCAGCGCTTCGCCTGCGCTGTTCCAAGCGCCGTCGGCCGCCCCGGCATCAGGGGCCGCCTCGAAAGGCTTGCCCAGCGGTGCCGCGCGGCAACTGGCCTCGCGACTGAGCCTCATGGGATTGGTGGCCGGCAATCCGCCGCAGGCCATCATCGAGGACGGGCAGACGAAGAAAACGTATTTTGTCACGACAGGGCAAGCCGTGGTCGATGGCGCGGTGCTGGAAAGCGTCTCGGAGAATCACGTCACCCTCGATCTTGACGGAGAGAAAATTGAACTCAACTTGTAAGCACATAGCAGACAGCACACAGCAGACAGCACACAGCACACCAAGAGGAACCATGCTGGCGATGGCGGTGGCTGCAACACTCATGAGCGTTGTCGCTCATGCGGAGGCGCAAGAACCGAAGATCCCGGTGAGCATTGACGCCCCAGCACCCACCGGGCAGCGCATCTCGCTGGATCTGAAAGGCGTGGACATTCTGGATGTCCTGAAACTGTTGTCGCAGAAAAGCGGGCTGAACTTTGTGGCGGGGCGGAATGTCAGCGGCCGCGTGA is a window encoding:
- a CDS encoding AAA family ATPase; translation: MSYYTSLGLRAEPFSTSPDPAFFFRSSSHYQALARLEIAIRLRRGLSLILGDVGTGKTTLARTLLANFASEDSFAFHMVLDPSFESEYQFLLQLCRLFGIRSGCKSSLDCREAIEHYLFQSGVMEGRTTVLIVDEGQQLSMDMLEHLRMLLNYETSEFKLLQVVIFAQMELLPRVRRIRNFIDRAALKYIVNPLSEEETAAMIRFRLQSAGLPAEQSVFAPEAVRAIFRWTSGYPRQIALLCHNALEALVMHDKSMVDGAMIEEIISHESRWAYEPAA
- the pilO gene encoding type 4a pilus biogenesis protein PilO, with protein sequence MKLFPRLRPRERRLALVGLVIFACWMLVLGVVDPLWRHVAALRTSAETELNLARELSALLAQAPEIGRQYEQFGRYLEAASPEADRSALFSALETLARSANVQLNLKPLPVKEEERLMRFPVELDLEGGSHDVLAFTDALLRLPRLIAVDRLRISVVPARESRLRANLVLQQLVLR
- a CDS encoding MerR family transcriptional regulator; this translates as MDNIYLIKDLARLSGHSIYTIKYYLKLGLMTEAGRSPQTRFRYFTDETLERLSSIRALRKQHKSLSEISKMLSAPSPQPSTAVQ